In Armatimonadota bacterium, the following proteins share a genomic window:
- a CDS encoding sensor histidine kinase, producing MDQTGRTPKPVFVNVWLVVICAIVWAVVRYSQGRLEIAPELLVALVLFAIASASLRTYVAVSDPSKVFTFTHWLLVFDILVISVGVAATGGVHSEAWILYFALLCTEAAVMPPKWVVPAILSCAAGYSIACWGDWGIAWIDILFRISMVVTVTLFINMVRVMHLERQEEIAELREKLHLVEERERIASDFHDGLGHSLVKSVLGLEVAKAICESEPTEAKRLVEEQTSELRSAMAEMRDVIHQLHHDSNVSWQNRIRLLARQTQERIRAEITVDLPDIRLHPQLEETAVRIAQEALTNIMKHSASATRVAIAAKADGGRFALTITDDGPGFDTANQGNGLTNMSRRATDSGGRLEIASAPGQGTAIELTAPMEREWTKSAS from the coding sequence ATGGACCAGACAGGGCGAACGCCCAAGCCGGTATTCGTCAACGTTTGGCTAGTCGTCATCTGTGCTATCGTCTGGGCGGTCGTGCGCTATAGCCAAGGCCGCCTAGAGATCGCGCCCGAACTTCTGGTCGCTTTGGTGCTCTTCGCAATCGCATCGGCATCGCTTCGCACCTATGTCGCGGTCAGCGATCCCTCCAAGGTCTTCACCTTTACCCATTGGCTGCTGGTTTTCGACATCTTGGTCATCTCCGTAGGCGTCGCGGCCACGGGAGGCGTGCACAGCGAGGCCTGGATTCTCTATTTTGCCCTGCTGTGTACCGAGGCCGCCGTTATGCCGCCCAAATGGGTCGTGCCCGCCATACTCAGTTGCGCCGCAGGCTACTCGATAGCCTGTTGGGGCGATTGGGGCATCGCCTGGATCGACATTCTCTTCCGTATCTCGATGGTCGTAACCGTTACGCTCTTTATCAACATGGTGCGTGTGATGCATCTTGAGCGACAAGAGGAAATCGCCGAACTGCGCGAGAAGCTCCACCTTGTGGAAGAGCGCGAACGGATCGCCTCGGACTTTCACGACGGCCTCGGCCATTCACTGGTCAAATCTGTTCTCGGTCTAGAAGTAGCCAAAGCGATCTGCGAATCCGAGCCGACCGAGGCTAAACGACTGGTGGAAGAACAAACGAGCGAACTGCGATCGGCAATGGCCGAGATGCGAGACGTCATCCATCAGCTCCACCACGATTCCAACGTCTCTTGGCAAAACCGAATACGACTGTTGGCGCGCCAAACACAAGAGAGGATCAGAGCCGAGATCACGGTCGATCTTCCCGATATTCGCCTGCACCCGCAGTTGGAAGAAACGGCTGTACGAATAGCTCAAGAGGCGCTGACCAATATCATGAAGCACTCGGCTTCCGCTACGCGCGTGGCGATTGCCGCGAAAGCAGACGGCGGTCGGTTCGCATTGACTATCACCGACGACGGACCGGGATTTGATACCGCCAACCAAGGCAACGGCTTGACCAATATGAGCAGACGCGCAACCGATTCGGGCGGACGCCTCGAAATCGCCTCTGCCCCGGGTCAAGGCACAGCTATCGAACTAACAGCGCCCATGGAGAGAGAATGGACAAAGTCCGCATCATAA
- a CDS encoding response regulator transcription factor: MDKVRIIIADDDPNLRGLLRKLLSASPDIEIVGIASDGDEAVELCEREAPDVALMDIGMPRMTGIEATRRIRRALPTQVVIWTIYGDDQNVFEAIKAGALGYLLKDSAGEQLINGVLSAARGESPLHPAIAVRVLDEFQRIASLQKAKYDLMSDLTVRETEILKLVATGKRNKEIADQLFLTEKTVKNHITNILFKLQVNSRTEAAIKAIQEGLVKP; the protein is encoded by the coding sequence ATGGACAAAGTCCGCATCATAATCGCCGACGACGACCCGAACCTTCGAGGGTTGCTGCGTAAACTGCTATCGGCATCGCCAGACATCGAAATCGTTGGCATAGCCTCCGATGGAGACGAAGCCGTGGAACTGTGCGAGCGCGAAGCGCCCGATGTCGCGCTGATGGACATCGGCATGCCCAGGATGACCGGCATCGAAGCGACTCGCCGCATCAGGCGCGCTTTACCTACCCAAGTCGTCATATGGACTATCTACGGCGACGACCAAAACGTCTTCGAGGCGATCAAAGCGGGCGCGCTCGGCTACCTGCTCAAAGACAGCGCCGGCGAGCAGCTCATCAACGGCGTGCTGTCTGCCGCAAGGGGCGAATCGCCTCTCCATCCCGCAATCGCTGTGCGCGTGCTCGACGAGTTTCAACGCATAGCCAGCCTCCAAAAGGCCAAGTACGACCTGATGAGCGACCTGACCGTGCGCGAAACCGAAATCCTAAAGCTCGTCGCCACCGGCAAACGCAACAAAGAGATCGCCGATCAGCTCTTCTTGACCGAAAAAACGGTCAAGAACCACATCACCAACATCCTATTTAAGCTTCAGGTCAACTCGCGCACAGAGGCCGCCATCAAAGCCATTCAAGAGGGCCTTGTCAAGCCTTAG
- a CDS encoding heavy-metal-associated domain-containing protein, which produces MSRITKTWVSPDIECDGCARSIKQALVQLKGIESAEVHVRDKRVVVDFNADEVSESTLIETLETAGFSVEPA; this is translated from the coding sequence ATGAGCCGCATAACCAAGACGTGGGTCTCGCCAGACATCGAGTGCGACGGTTGCGCCCGGTCGATCAAACAGGCTCTGGTTCAACTGAAGGGCATCGAAAGCGCGGAAGTCCATGTGCGCGACAAGCGCGTAGTCGTCGACTTTAACGCCGACGAGGTCTCCGAGTCGACGCTGATCGAAACGCTCGAAACAGCTGGATTCTCGGTCGAGCCGGCCTAA
- a CDS encoding cupin domain-containing protein: MERAEVKSFEHPDEVREFPLGRLELMRIGGATVGRAIFEPGWRWATSVQPIAQTKSCEAPHFQYHLSGTLMVLMDDGTQLECKAGDVSLLPSGHDAWVVGDEPAVVIDFQGMIDYAKGG, encoded by the coding sequence ATGGAACGAGCAGAGGTCAAGTCGTTCGAGCATCCAGACGAAGTGCGAGAGTTTCCGCTGGGACGGCTGGAATTGATGAGGATCGGCGGCGCCACGGTCGGCAGGGCGATTTTCGAGCCGGGTTGGCGATGGGCCACATCGGTACAACCCATTGCGCAGACTAAAAGCTGCGAAGCGCCCCACTTTCAGTATCATCTTTCGGGCACACTGATGGTGCTGATGGACGATGGCACGCAGTTGGAGTGCAAGGCTGGGGACGTCTCGCTATTGCCTTCGGGCCACGACGCGTGGGTCGTGGGCGACGAACCAGCCGTCGTGATCGACTTCCAAGGCATGATCGACTACGCAAAGGGAGGCTGA
- a CDS encoding Pathogenicity locus: protein MKAFDPERLSSLPGVGKSIEADLIALGYRRPADLVGQDPEEMYERIQAMSGAKIDRCLLYVFRCAVYVASTPEPEERLTKWWNWMDAKA from the coding sequence GTGAAAGCGTTCGACCCCGAGAGGCTGAGCAGCCTGCCGGGCGTGGGGAAGAGCATCGAGGCCGACTTGATTGCGCTGGGGTATCGCCGCCCGGCCGATCTGGTCGGCCAAGACCCGGAGGAGATGTACGAGCGCATCCAGGCGATGAGCGGCGCCAAGATAGACCGTTGTCTGCTCTATGTCTTTCGTTGCGCGGTTTACGTCGCCTCGACGCCCGAACCAGAGGAGCGGCTGACCAAATGGTGGAACTGGATGGACGCTAAGGCTTGA
- a CDS encoding VOC family protein: MLKSLSPDLMVRDVNEAAEYYHDVLGFEVVGTHPEAGSYEWAMVKRDNVTLMFERAESVVSYLPHFVGRELGGSGTLFIEVTDLKSLYESVVGRAKVLQEPKLTFYGMNEFMIEDPNGYILVFAERAA, from the coding sequence ATGCTCAAGTCGTTATCGCCGGATCTGATGGTGAGAGATGTGAACGAGGCTGCGGAGTACTATCACGACGTGCTGGGATTTGAGGTGGTCGGTACTCATCCCGAGGCTGGCAGCTACGAGTGGGCGATGGTGAAGCGGGACAACGTTACGTTGATGTTCGAGCGAGCGGAATCGGTGGTCAGCTACCTGCCGCACTTTGTGGGGCGGGAGTTGGGCGGTTCGGGCACGCTGTTTATCGAGGTTACGGACCTTAAGTCGCTTTACGAGAGCGTGGTCGGACGGGCGAAAGTGCTTCAGGAGCCGAAACTGACCTTTTACGGCATGAACGAATTCATGATCGAAGACCCGAATGGTTACATTCTGGTGTTTGCTGAGCGAGCGGCGTGA